A window of the Triplophysa rosa linkage group LG23, Trosa_1v2, whole genome shotgun sequence genome harbors these coding sequences:
- the rhot2 gene encoding mitochondrial Rho GTPase 2, translated as MKRDVRILLLGEPKVGKTSLIMSLVGEEFPEQVPLRAEEITIPADVTPEKVPTHIVDYSETEQTDEVLREEIVKANVVCVVYDVTQEETIDKIRTKWIPLVNEGAEKGSKIPIILVGNKSDLRSGSSMETILPIMNQFSEIETCVECSAKNLKNISELFYYAQKAVLHPTAPLYDPEDKQLKPQCVRALSRIFSISDQDNDHILSDAELNCFQKLCFGNPLAPQALEDVKTVVWKNTSEGVQDNGLTLNGFLFLNTLFIQRGRHETTWTILRRFGYDDTMELTDDFLYPPLRVPVGCTTELNHLGQQFLQRLFDKYDEDKDSALSPDELKNLFGVLPYMPWGPAVYSNVPLTEESYISQHGYFCQWMLSAYLDVHRCLEHLGYLGYPILMEQESQTSAITVSREKGIDLDKRQTQRNVFLCKVIGPRGTGKTDFLQAFLKRSVVRKERNPGPPSVYAINTASVANQEKYLILEEVDVETEFLKAADAACDVACLMYDVSDPESFNYCASIYKQHYMDSGIPCVVLSSKADLVEVKQHHGMSPSEFCYKHRLPSPLHFSALLSNTHTNIYNKLAWAAMYPHLNGSDMNSTSFWLRVTLGATIAAMLGFALYRAFSRHK; from the exons CCAAAGTGGGCAAAACCTCTCTCATCATGTCTTTGGTTGGAGAGGAGTTTCCCGAGCAG GTTCCCCTCCGTGCAGAGGAGATCACCATACCTGCTGATGTCACACCTGAGAAAGTGCCCACACACATAGTGGATTATTCAG AAACTGAGCAGACTGATGAAGTGTTGCGGGAGGAGATCGTAAAG GccaatgttgtgtgtgtggtctaTGATGTAACACAAGAAGAAACCATCGACAAG ATCAGGACTAAGTGGATCCCGCTGGTTAATGAAGGCGCAGAAAAAGGCAGCAA GATTCCCATCATCCTTGTGGGCAATAAGTCTGACCTGCGTTCTGGAAGCTCCATGGAAACCATCCTGCCCATCATGAACCAGTTTTCTGAGATCGAGACCTGTGTAGAG tgctCGGCTAAGAATCTGAAGAATATTTCCGAGCTCTTCTATTATGCCCAGAAGGCCGTTCTACACCCGACTGCTCCACTCTACGACCCTGAGGACaaacag ctgAAGCCGCAGTGTGTCCGAGCTCTCAGTCGGATCTTTAGTATCTCAGATCAGGACAATGATCACATACTCAGTGATGCTGAACTCAACTGTTTTCAG aaaCTGTGTTTTGGGAATCCACTGGCTCCTCAGGCTCTAGAGGATGTTAAAACAGTTGTGTGGAAGAACACTAGTGAAGGAGTCCAGGACAATGGACTCACGCTAAACG GGTTCCTGTTCTTGAACACACTCTTCATTCAGAGAGGACGTCATGAGACCACCTGGACCATCCTGCGTAGATTTGGTTACGATGACACAATGGAGCTTACCGATGATTTCCTGTACCCACC GTTACGTGTTCCTGTCGGTTGTACGACAGAGTTGAATCATCTGGGTCAACAGTTCCTGCAAAGGCTCTTTGATAAATATGATGAG GATAAAGATTCTGCTCTCTCTCCTGATGAGCTCAAAAATCTGTTTGGTGTTTTACCCTACATGCCCTGGGGTCCGGCAGTGTACAGTAATGTCCCCCTAACAGAGGAGAGCTACATCTCCCAACACGGCTACTTCTGCCAATGGAT GTTATCTGCTTATTTGGACGTCCACCGATGTCTGGAGCATCTGGGCTATCTTGGCTACCCAATACTAATGGAGCAAGAATCTCAGACCTCTGCCATCACAG TATCGAGAGAAAAGGGGATAGACCTGGACAAAAGACAGACCCAACGCAACGTGTTCCTCTGTAAAGTGATCGGTCCCCGCGGAACGGGAAAGACAGACTTCCTTCAGGCTTTCCTGAAGCGGAGCGTTGTG agaAAGGAACGTAATCCTGGTCCTCCATCAGTGTACGCCATCAACACAGCCTCAGTAGCCAATCAGGAGAAGTATCTCATC CTGGAGGAGGTGGACGTGGAAACAGAGTTTTTAAAAGCAGCGGATGCGGCGTGTGACGTGGCGTGTCTGATGTATGATGTCAGTGACCCCGAATCATTCAACTACTGTGCTAGTATATATAAG CAACACTACATGGACAGCGGGATCCCGTGTGTGGTGCTCAGCTCTAAAGCCGATCTAGTAGAAGTGAAACAGCATCATGGCATGAGCCCGTCCGAATTCTGTTACAAACATCGTCTGCCTTCACCTCTTCACTTCTCAGCGCtgctttcaaacacacacacaaatatctaCAACAAACTCGCCTGGGCCGCCATGTACCC ACACCTGAATGGATCAGACATGAACAGCACTTCCTTCTGGTTGCGTGTGACTTTGGGTGCCACAATAGCAGCCATGTTGGGCTTTGCTCTCTACCGAGCCTTCAGCCGGCACAAATAA
- the LOC130547020 gene encoding histone H1.0 has translation MAETAAAPASKPKKAKNTKKSASHPKYSEMIKAAIAADRSRSGASRQSIQKYVKNHYKVGDNADSQIKLALKRLVASGLLRHTKGIGASGSFKLAKAEDAKKPEKPKPAPVKVKKPAKAAAKPKKAPKPKKVAKSPAKPKKAPEKKVKKAAEKKKSPVKAKKVVKKKVAKPAKASKAKKVKTAKPKPKTAVRKTTKKK, from the coding sequence ATGGCTGAGACGGCAGCTGCCCCCGCGTCCAAGCCCAAAAAGGCGAAAAACACCAAGAAATCGGCGTCGCATCCCAAATACTCAGAGATGATCAAAGCGGCCATCGCCGCGGACCGGAGCCGCAGCGGCGCGTCGCGTCAGTCCATCCAGAAGTACGTGAAAAACCATTACAAGGTGGGAGACAACGCCGACTCCCAGATCAAACTCGCCCTCAAGCGCCTGGTGGCCAGCGGTCTCCTGCGTCACACCAAAGGCATCGGAGCTTCTGGGTCTTTCAAACTGGCCAAAGCCGAGGACGCCAAGAAGCCAGAGAAACCCAAACCAGCCCCGGTGAAAGTCAAGAAGCCAGCCAAAGCCGCCGCCAAACCCAAGAAAGCCCCCAAGCCCAAGAAAGTGGCAAAGTCCCCGGCGAAACCCAAGAAAGCCCCGGAGAAGAAAGTGAAGAAGGCTGCGGAGAAAAAGAAATCGCCTGTCAAAGCCAAGAAAGTCGTCAAGAAGAAGGTGGCAAAACCGGCCAAGGCGAGCAAAGCCAAGAAGGTGAAGACGGCGAAACCCAAACCCAAAACTGCAGTCAGGAAAACGACCAAAAAGAAGTAG